The Pithys albifrons albifrons isolate INPA30051 chromosome 6, PitAlb_v1, whole genome shotgun sequence region ccttttttaataaacaatataattttttatgtgGAAAAACAGCCTCTAAATCAGGACTTCTGATGTGAAACAgtaacagggtttttttccagcagatATTTCAAGCCAGGGCTTCACTAGAACTTAAAACAGTTCTGAAGAGTTGCAAAGGACTCCAAACCCTTCAACACTCAAATGAAGAAGTCTAGTGACTCCTACATGAAAGGCCCTCCACAGGGCTCTCTCCTCTTCTAGAGACATGCCTTTTCCATTGCCATCATGCTGTCTCTGCAAGTCAAATAAAACCTTATCTGCAAGTGTTGCTTTCAAACTGCTGTCAAAGATGAGGGTGGTAAATAAGGTACAGACATATAAAGTGCATAAGCAGAGGATAAGTCATGAATTGGGATGGTTTtactgctgctgcaggacattTAAGCCAAGAAATACCCTGATTTCTAGCCCCAGATTTCTAGGAATTTATTGCTGCCCTGTATCTGAAATAAATTTAGCTACTGCAATGATCATCAGATGGGGACAGACAAATCCCTGCCCAGCCTTAGGTGAGAGTagctgggcagtgcagggccagCTAAAAGAGCCAGCAGGATGTTAGGCCTGAGTAAGCAGAGGTAGTTTTGTCTAGGAGGGTCTGCTCTCTCCTTCCTTGTGCTACAACTCCCAGCCTGAACCCGGATAAAGCAAAGCATGATCAATGTAAATGAAAATTTGCATCTCTCGTGAATCACCTGCTTCCTGACAGGTTTATTAGAGTAAAAGCTAAGAAGGGAATTCTAGGCTATTTCTTCCACTTTTATTTACTtatgccaaaaaaaccccttgagTTTGTTTGCACTCATTCCTATTAACCCATCCATCACAACCTAGATGTAATCTGGTTTCCCTTTACCCTGCATATGAAATGGTGTCACAGCAACCAGGATTCATGGGGGGAGACATGGACCAGCCTTTCTTTGCAGCACCTTCCTAACTCCCAGGAAACAGGAAGAGGAATGAAGCCCTACTTGAATTTGCAAAAATTGacaaaaagcctttaaaatttTGTCACAAGTTTAATGATGGCATCACTGGTGCCTGGATGTCTCTGCTGAGCCTGGAATACCTTTATTGGGATCACAAGGATTATCAGTTAATAATAAATTAGGAAAGTAATCTCTTCTTCCACCAGAGAGGGGGCCAAATTTTGAGTTCATGTGATCTGGAGAGAGCTTCTCTGACTTCAGCAGACCTACCTGTCCATATCCATGTAATATTCTCTTCCTgataaataaacacagaaattctCTGATGGTTAATGCACTGGTGCAATAATTGCTGGGGAGATAAAATGTGTGTGATTCCCTTCCATTATCTCTTGTAAACTTACTTTTTTTGTAAACTCATTTTTCACATGGGGAATTGCCACCTGCTTGTGTTATCAAGACACTTGGCATTGTCTGCAATTATTTCCCACCTTGAATGACTCAGAGATTCACAGTGCTCATTTCTAACTCCTATTTGGGAGTGAGTGTTAATTTCCCCAACcaataataaattttaatttacaaatGAAACCCATggaatgcaatttttttttccctacatcATCATTTGGCAGCTTAATTAAGCACCAGCTTAAACAGATTTTAGCCTTCCTGGGTTTTATGTCTAATATACATGTAAAGAGCAATTATATTCCACTTTCCCAGCCTTTGGTTTGCTAAAGTAATAAAGATGAACACTTTTGGAGTCCATTCCTGTTATAGCCCCCACGTTCCCTTGGATACCCCTGACAGCACTTCTCTGTCCCACTGAGCACTTTCACATCATGTTTGACCAGTTTCCTCACCAACATTTTTCTAACCACCAACCTTCTAGACAACAGGGAATTTTCTGTTATCAATCCAGGACAGAACCCTGTGATGCAAAATATCACCTGATTTGTACTGCTCATGGGCTTCAAGACTATCCAGCTTCTTCTCATATGGCACCCCAATGGTTTCCTCTATATACTTCACGACTTCTTACCTTTAGCAAAGCTCAGTagcttctttattttcattttatgtgtGAAAAATTGAGATATGGCTGATATTTGGGAAAGTTCACTACAGACCTCTCAATTTTAAAGCTGCGAATTACCATCTTCTCATGGAGCTCTCTTCTATTAATTGATGTTTTATCTGCTTCATTCATAATTTTTCTTGTGGCACCATATCCATGACACCTCAGCCCCAGGAACATGGGTGTTTAGCAGCTTCTCTGCTTGGGTTTGGTGTtagttttttttcaaaactgaagtTATGATACTGTAGTTCATCCTGCTTAACAGAGACCGCAGCATTTCCCTCTAGAAGACTGACTTACTCAAGTCTCTTGTGACTGGAGAGCTGTAGGAGTACTTTGGCTAAATGGCAGTAGgaacaatgttttcttttaatttgcacTATTGGTATAGGATGTGAGTCACAGACTTGTGATTGCTGCGGGGAAAGTGGGCGAGATAAAACACTCGAGATGCAGAGAGATTTTTGGTTATATGATGATGTCAGAATTAAAATTTAAGATGATTTCCTGAAAGTCTGGTGCTCAAAAGCAACAGTAGTACTATCAGAATTTTATATTCCTTAAGGGTGTTTCTAAGCTGGCATGTGAAAACATGGAGTTTACTTTTTGACAGTTCTGCTCTCCGTAGATCATCACATCGCTATATTTCAACTGAAAATAGTTGTAAATTGTTTAGTTTTTTAGGGGGAGAAGCTGTGAAGAAGGTTTCCAGGACTTCAGGACATTCCATCTTAAAGGAATATAGGAGGTGCTTCCCCAGACAGGTTGTGCTAAGAAGGTTACAGTCCACCTCTTCCTAAGTGCCTCAAAATTTGCTGATCACTGACAAGCTGATGTTTGCTGGTAATGGCTCAGTAATTATGTTTAATTGGTGCCAAAAATGATAGTTTTTCACTCAGCCTGACAATTGTGTGGATGgtggtttctttaaaaaagcatCTGTGGAATTAGGAGAAATGAAATTATGCCTCATGTCTAACTTGGCAAATGAAGAGTATTTTGTGTAAAGACATCTGCTATTCAAGTCACTCCACTGCCTGAATGTcatatatctttttttctttttttttgtcacaccTATAAAACATTACAGTAATTTTTGATGAGACCGTAGATGACCTGTTGCAGTGAGTCCAGAAGAGGCCACAGGATGTTcagaaggctggagcacctctgctatggagacagATTGAGAGAACTATGGttgttctgcctggagaaggctccagggagaccttagagccccttccagtggctaaaggagctccaagagagatggagagggactttagataagggcctggagtgacaggacaaggggtgatggcttcaaactgacagaaggcagggttagattagatcttaggaagaaattctttcctgtgagggtggtgaggccctggcacaggttgcccaaagaaactgtgactgccccatccctggaagtgttcaaggccaggttggatggggcttggagcaacctggtccagtggaaggtgtcccttcccatggcagggtcTTGGAACTGgttgagctttaaggtcccttccaacccaaatcatgCTGAGATTTgctgattctctgatttttttgaCTGGTCTGGGCTACTTTACATCACATTTCACCTAAATTAGAGGGCTGtacaaaagaagtaaaattgTACCTAAATCCTCTTTACAGCTCACTCATAAAGAGAAATACATGCAGAGGGACCTTACTGTGAATGACAATTAGCTTTGCTggactgaattattttttcatctaaaaCAAAAAGACCCATGAGGAGGCATAAATTGGAACCTTGAGGATGGAACACTTTGATACTCAATGAACGCAAGAAATGAGCCTGACTTGCTGGTTAAGGGGCAGACAGGAGGGAAAAGCAATGAAAGCATGTCAGCACAGGGGTACTTGTGCTTTTGGTTTTCTTAGACAGACTCCTTCTGCAGCTCTATCCATCCTCTAATCCTGACCCTGGTCCCCGCAGGAGCAGGACCCCTCCCAGTGTTTTGGCTGAGGCAGATCAGGAGTGAAAGGGAAGATGAGAACACTGGCAATGCAGAGATGAGCACATCCTGGTGGCAGAGGGCTTGCCCCAGTGCTGGACAGGACAGCCTACCCACATACCTGCCTGCCCAGGTAACTCCACCTTGCCTTGCACGCACATGGTGACGTCCCCAAATGATACATCTGGCATACATGTTGATTTAGCACTTTCTAGGGGAGCTACAGAAGTGGTGAAGGCAGCTGGCAGTTCCTTCAATCAGATGCTGACCAGAGGGGAGTTCCCACAGTGAGCTGGCTGTTGCCTTGCAAGCAAAcctcaaagaaaaggaaatcaaCAGCTCAGATAATTGAAACAAGCACTCAATACCATGTACCTACTTACAGTCAGTTCCCATTTCCCTGTGCACCTGTGCAGAAGGGTCACCCACTCTCAGCATCTTTCTCCTGTTGTGTCAGAGAGCAAGGTTCAGCCACTCTCTCCTATGAAGGTGCTGAGCAGCAAGGAAACCTGGCAGAAATTAATAGAGCCCATTCCTCCTTCTGTTTCAGGCAGTGCAGCTCTTGACTCTTATCAGTGGACATATCTCACCCTTATCCAAATACCATATGTCCCACAGTGGCTGCTTGTGCCAGCCAGTCTTACTGGGCTCCCTCACACCAGCAGACTCTGATTCCCAGCATTCCAGGAAGCTTGTATGCAAGTTCCCTAATGGAGCATATTTTAATTCTCTTCCTAAgaaaatattatattaaaagGAGCCAGAAAGAAATACATCACACTTGGTCTTCTCAAAGCTGCACTGGGCAAACAATGGGCACAAGCTTGCCACATATTTCCCTGGATCCATATGGAGAAAGAAAGGCTGATAAGCTCACAGTTGACTGACTTGTAACCCACCAGGACATGGATGGGAGCCAGCTGCCACCTGAAAGCATGCAGGGTCACAGCAAAAGCTATGGGGAAGCAAACTCTCTTTAACTGGATTAGCTGCTCACAGAATATTGTATCATTCTTATCTCCTCTCCAATTCCAGGGTTTTCCTGACACACACGTGTTTTATGATCTTACCAGATTAATATTAAAGAGCAGAGGGAGCTCAAAAGAGATCAGTAACAGCTCAGAGGCAAATACATAGGCTAGAAAAAAAGTGGAATACTGCTTAGGCCCTGAGAAGCAGGGAATCAAAACCAATGATCTCAGAGACTGTTCCCATTTCACAGCAAACTACCAATGGATATTCATTTCAAGGTACAAGGACAGACATTTAAGTGACAGAAAGCTCTGATAGAACTCTTAAGTAACCATTGAACCTCTTCTTAACAAGCAGCAGTATAGGACTGGGCTTATAACATTTCTGCTGGAGAAGATCTTTTAAAGCCATAGAGCATAAAAAAGACACATGTAGATGTTCTAACAAAATTTTTTCTCCTGCCAGCACTCCAGCCACTCCTGATTTTCTATCCCCAAACCAGAGTTAAACTAGTTTCAGCTCAAATTAGCGCAGTCATTTGGGCTGGCTTTGAAAGGTTAGGTCAGCTCAGCAGGTAGACCCATTATCTTCCTTGAAAGGCAGCACCATGTTGAGCAGATCAAAATGCAGCTGTATTTACATTAGCCAGCCAGTTCCCAGCCATGGAAAGGCCTGGTCTGCATCTGTCCTTGCATCTAAACAAGCCTCCCAGCTCTGACATCTACCTTAGAGACCTCTCAGCTTCCTCACCAGAAAGGGAACATCAACATTGCAAACACTCCAGAGATAGAGACACAGCTTGGGCCAGGTATTTAGACCACACCTAACTAACCATCTGAACAATCTCACTTGATTAAGTGGGTCGTCAAAACATCCATCACTTGCTTATCTGATTACAGCAGCCTCTGAACCAGGAGGACAAGCTGACTCCTGAATCACCACTGATGTGATGTCCAGGTTCCTCAGCCAAGGAACATTTTGAAGAGAAATTAATGATTTAATACCCTCCACTGCATTTTACCCAGGCAGAGTGAGCTGCTTCCCAGGTCTCACCTGCATAGAAACCCTCACAAGTTTGCTGCTCTTACTGTGTAAGCTTGTATACTCTTGCTCTTCACTTTAATTGCAAATGAAGATCACAACAAAAGGGCTTTGCAGCCTGTGTATCtcagagcacagctcagctcatgGATGTGTCATTCTGGCATCTTCAGCTATCTACTACTGTAGGCACactaaaatattcttaaaagtAGAGCTCAGTGCTGGTTATTTTTCCACTCACTTGTTTGAAAACCATAAAAGATGAATGTACAAGCCCTCCCCATAGTGCTGCTCTATGAATGAGACTTACCAGGGACACTAAGGGTGTCACAAGCTTTCACTCCCCATATGCACAAGGACTCTGTTACTGCAAGTTGTGTAGCAGGAGTTAATAGAGGTTGGCTTTCTCCAAGCTTCCATGCTCCAAGGTATCATGGAAAGTGCTGCTGTGACCCCAGTAAGGGGTAGTGGCCATGGGCAGCGTTAGCAAACCAAACCCTGGGTTAAGCTCTCTGCTTGTCCCATATCCCACCATAGCCTTTCCAACTGGTTCCACCCACCAGATTAACCCTCcccagctgctcagcagcacttGCAGGTTGTTATTATGGAATATATGGAAAGTCAGGGTGCCTTAAAGGAAATCTTggagctgggttggaaaaggggATGTGAGAATCAACAGAAGTAAGGGGTTTGTGGGGGTACAGTCAGCATGATGAGGGCTTGGATTggggcacagtggggtttgAGAGAGGGTGATGCTGGAGGAGACAAGAAAGGGGTTCTTGGTCTCTATTGATTTAGGCTCTTAAGAGTATTTATACTCTGCCagaaggttttattttgctttatttccaaATATGCAGGAGATGCAGCCTTTAAATCATGCTTAGGATTCAGCATTGCAAAAGGCCTGTCTTGGATATAACTGCACTGGTGTTGTCAGGGAAGAAAACGTTTATGGGACCTGTGGAATGGGACACGAAATGGGCTCATTTTCAAAATCAACATGTTGGTCCCATATACTCATCTTGTAAGTAATAAGAATTGTGAAGGTCAATCCTCAAGAATGTTTATGTGGTCTGTACTACCTTCCTCAGAGACACAGGGAACTCTAAGGCAGTTAAAGCTGGAGGTACATTGAATTGAATTTTGACTTTTAACTCGAATTTTAACTCCTGACTGCAAACTGCACATGCTGAACCAAACATATTCCATGTGATCAAAAGCAACTTCTGCCCCTTCAAGGCACTCAGTTTTTCATTGAGGAAAAGTGTTCCTGTATCGCTCCAGGCAGTTTTTCATGGAGGAAAAATGGTCCTGTCTAGCTGCAGATGACATTTAAAAGTCAGtccagtatttttaaatatgagcaaagaagaatttttaatataaagctgaagtgaaaataatgttatttgAGACTCATCACAAGAATTAACGAGTCCACAGCCATAGCAAAGTTTCTAACAACTCCTCATGTGCATTTGGTTTGTGCTTTTGCACAAATAGAACTGCAGCCAGACCTAGGACAGATGTCCCCATGTCTGTGACTAAATGAGATGGTGAATTAATGAATTAACctaaagaaatactttaaaattcaaaaagtgattaaaaatccattttttgtAGAGAAAAAATCAGCATAAAAACTTTTGAGACAGAAAAAGGCAGTGATttagctgaaaatatttcaatgtttgcatttttatgcaaaaaaataaattccacaGGTGTGGTCCACAAATGGGCAAATTAAGCACTTCACCAATTGTTTGTTTTGAAGCACTCTGGATAATTTTCAACAGTTGTTTCTTCTCTTGCCTGATGGTTCTCAAACACCAAACACCAGTTTTTAAAAACCTTCACTTTTGAACAAGAGTAAATGTTTATTTCAGTTCCCAGCCCCTGGATTTAGTAACAATTCCACAGTTTAAAGCAGATTTCAAAGAACAGCTTTGGATAAGAGAGTAACTTGGTGATAAGGAAACTGCAAAGTCCTCTGTGTTGTGCTGATGCCTCCATAGTGTGCTGCTCATGATTTGCACAACATGGAAATAGAGGAAGGGACGCTTATCTGATATTTTCTACACCACCACCAAAAGAAACAATGTGCTAAGATTCTTCTTTTATTGCCAGATTCAAGTGTGAAAATATTAGATGAGCTACATCCTGCTAGGTGTGTACTACTCGTTGGCCTGCACCATTTTGTGAGGGCGAAGTGTGTTCAGAAGTCCaggggaagagacagaaaatgcTCCTTTCTGCACTGTCTGTGTCCAGTTTGCAAATGTCCAGATAATCCCAGTGGCAACAAGAGGGAGATCTTTTTACATTTAGtaacatttatttctgcattCGGTATCAAGTACATAAGTGCAAATATTCAGAGTCCATATTAAGTCCATTAGGAACTACAGAGAATGTAATACAAATCGTAATAAATTGAACATGCTGGAACTTTCCAGTTACCATACATGTAAATCAGCCTGTCAATCCTTTACGACAAAAGTactgggttttgtttcctttttttttgtttttttgagttATACAAAACTGATTACCATAAGTACCGattactgtttattttatttgtgctggaaaacaCTAAAACATCAGTCTACAATTCTATATAGTTAATAAAGATGAATCCAACCAGCAACCCAGTGACGTAGAAGCAATTTTAACTATTGCATCAAGTGCGCTAAGCAGGAAAGCCCCTAGCCACATGTAACATTAAAAGTTATAGAAGCAATGCCAatagaagaaggaaaaacactaaaaaaaaaattaaataaagaggTCAATATTATTTAGGCTCTCACCATCATGCACTTTATAAGCAACACAAAAAACCACATCTAGTACACTTTTCTCTTTACTATACTTTTAGTGCTTGACACAAGTGATTGCAAATATTCTAAGTGCAGAAGCAGTAGGGGAAAAGCACTGCTTCTGAGTTTTATGTTTCTAAGATTATGgtgttgaggaaaaaaaaagaatgataaATTTGCAGTAAAGTgtaagaacagagctgcttcacTCCAGATTTCCCCATTATTCACTGCTGTGGTCGATGAATTCTTGCTGTCTTGCTTTACTCTGCCTTTCTCTTAGCACCTGGGATTTTAGCTTGAATCCTAGaaataaagtagaaaaagaaaaagaaggctTATATGGTGATGCAGTTACTCCATTCCAGTGGATCCCCACTTGGATTCCTATCCAGGGTTAATCTCTAGCTCACACTCAGTGTGTTCTCTCAACAGGTGGACTAAAGTGTagtaagaaaaagaagtgatgCCCATCTGTGTGTTCTTACAGGCCTGGGTTTTGGTGATTCATATAACCATGGGGTGTGCTCAATGTCTTCTACCCCACTTCATTATTCCTCTACAGTCTGCTGTCTATAGAAAGACAGGAattaaattgcaaaaaaaaaaaaaaaaaaaaataaaaatcagtacaAACCTTTAGTTCTGCCCAGGGATGAGGATTTTGCAGAATAACAGAATTACTTGCTGTAAGGAGACCCTGGAAGTCTTTGAATCACTTTCTATACGAGGCAGGACTATTGCCAATGCTAAATCATGTTGGCCATGTCTTTGTCGTGCTGcatcttgaaaacctccaaggCAGGAGGTTCTGGATCCTCCCTATGTAACCTGCTCTAGTCCTAATCTCCTAGTGGAAAACTTTCTCTTAATGTCCAACATCAACCTCCTAAACTAGATTTATATTGTTGCTCCTTGTTATAAACAACACCTGCCACTACTGAACAGTTTGGCTCGATCATCTTATAACTTCACATCACGTACTTAGAGGGTCCTATGAAATCACTCCTTGCCAGGCTAAATAACCCCAGtttcctcagcagctcctcatgaGTCATTTGCTCTCTGTACCCCACCATTTTGTAGCCTTCCACTGGATACCTTGTTTTTCACCCAACTTCTGCAAAGCCGTGGAGAAAAACTGCTGAGATCCATGGATCTACTTTCCAGATCAGCCGCCCTGCTTCAGTAATTCTCAAGTTTGGAGAGCTACGCTTAGACCCTCACTGTGCCCTTAGAGATCCCACAAAAGCTTTCGATAAAGACAATGCTTAGGGAACTAGAGCAGACTGCATCTAAAATTTCATCCATGTCCTCCAGCCATTCCATAGAGGTTCATAACACTAAAAATCGTGGTGACTCCATtgtgaattttctttctgtaacagGGTGGTGTTCTAATTCCCACCTTTTCATTAATGGTACTATTAACTGCCTGAATGTAAAAACGCAGGCCTGGATTGGGCAGTGGAGAGGGGAATTAATTCATTCCTTCTATTTGTCCTGGGCAGGTAAAAGAATGGAAATGAGTCTCTGTTTGGGCTGCTCTGTCCACAGTTCCCCCAAATGGCAGGAGAAGGGGGACAAGGATGTAGAGTCACAGCTCTGCATTAATCTGCACTCAGCTGAGGAGCTCTGTGTTTCTACAGGGAtctgccctcccacagcccctcacatTCCAGGATCTGGGAAGGACATCATTGACAGGACAAGGTGTCCCCAGGAACCACCCACGCCTCAGCCACCCCCAGTGCACCACAACTTCACAGCAAGAGTTCTGGCCAAGTCTGCTGCTGGACTCACTTTGCCACGACAGTGTTCATGTGGGTCCGCACAAGTCCCAAGTATTGATCAATCTGTGCCTGCAAAGAGCAAAACGACACCAAGTCAACCAGGCAACAACAAGGCAGAACCACCAAGACACCCGAACTGCCCTGTAAGGACAGACTTACCTGGTACTTGTCATATACAACAGGGAGAGTAAACATAGACACCacagctgaggagaaaaagagcaCAGTGTTATATTCCTGCAGACCAGATGCCTCCAGAGAAGAGACCTACTTCAGTGACAAACATGTATCATGACACTTGGTCAGCTGATCCACCAGGGAtctttgtattaaaaatgcacTTGGCTGAAACCTCCCAAATATGGAATTTCCCCCTGCTCTGGGACTATTAGCTGCAAAGCCAATAAACCGCAAATTAGTTCTGGTAGGAGGGACAACGTAATGGGATAATGAATATTTACTGGGAAGGGAAATAAATGTTGATGGTTTAACTGCAGGGAAGGCTCACGGAGGATAGGGTGTTTTGTCTAAGTTGAAATTGTGAGGGAGTTTAagataaaaatagattttaaaagaaaagctgatttttacCCATTATCAGAAGAGTCAGGCCATTGAAGAGGGCTCCCACGTAAGTCAGCAGCCACATTAGTACTGCAAACTAAATTAAAGATGGATCATTACATCACCTCCAGTGCTGGCAAAAGAAGGAATTAGGTTGCTTAACTAGCTAATAAAACAGTACATTAGCCTTTTTTAGTGTGGAAGGGAGTTGTTAAATAAGGCATATTAGGAACTAGATAGTCTTTCTGGGTGTATAAACACCATTCTCCATTCTGTTCACTGCTTCTCACCCTCCTAGCTGAGCTTTCATGTGTATTTAGGTCTTAATTGGATATATGTAGGACTCTGCATTGAGAATGGCATAGGCAAACTTCTGCACCCAGTTTTTATGATGGCAGGAGACATCAGGTTAATCAAAGCCCCAGAGTGGTAATTCCAGGTACTGAAAACTCTTGATGCTGAGATAGGTACATTTTCCTAAAAATCTTTACTAACTTAGGAGCCTAAACCATGTCTGCTCTCTTAATGATTTTTCGTTTGCTCTGAAGAACACCTGCTTGGGTGTAAAGCTGGAAATCAGTAATTCTTTCAGCAGGGAGTGAAAAAAGACCTTCCCGCACAGTAGAAAATGCCACAGGTAGAGAAAATCCAGATTAACAAGGGGAACACCATTTTGTAACAAAGTAACAGAAAGCATAATGCAGAGATGCTTCTAGAACTGTGGTGGAGCTAAGCTCGTTCTGCATATTTATAAATCCTGTATTACACATCAATACATTCAAATACAGAGTGCCAAACCTCTAAAGTGCcagaaaaaagaagtttttaaatCAGAAGGGACAGCAACTTTTATGTCTGGAGCTACACAAAACTAGGTTTCATGACAACCCTGTCAACATGGGAAGCAGCTCTTTGAAATGTAGATGGATCCTCTAGAGAgggtttaaaaatacttaaagcaATCCTACTTTTAAAGAATCCACAAGGTCCTGAACGAGAAAGAGTCTCCTCAGCTCTTTGACTGTGCTGTTGACGTATAGCTGGAGACAATCTGTGTATTTCTGGATCTGGTCCTGTGAAAGATTCATCTCCATCTCCAGGTAGGCTCTGCCAGAAACACAAGTCAGGTTACAAACCCAGGCAGGTTCACCCTCTCCCCATGCAGAGCCTGGCCTTGATGGGATCTGTCTTTTTAGCCCACCCAAAGAAGGATCCAAATCCTAGCTGAGgggtttcatagaatcacagaatggattgggttggaaaagacctccgggatcatcaagtccaacccttggtccaactccagtccctttaccagatcatggcactcagtgccatggccaatctcagtttaaaaacctccagggatggggaatccaccccctctctgggcagcccattccaatgcctgattcctctctctgcaaagaatttttttctgatc contains the following coding sequences:
- the RTN1 gene encoding reticulon-1 isoform X3 → MQASADSTKMDCLWSNWKCQAIDLLYWRDIKQTGIVFGSLLLLLFSLTQFSVVSVVAYLALAGLSATISFRIYKSVLQAVQKTDEGHPFKAYLEMEMNLSQDQIQKYTDCLQLYVNSTVKELRRLFLVQDLVDSLKFAVLMWLLTYVGALFNGLTLLIMAVVSMFTLPVVYDKYQAQIDQYLGLVRTHMNTVVAKIQAKIPGAKRKAE